From one Mytilus galloprovincialis chromosome 13, xbMytGall1.hap1.1, whole genome shotgun sequence genomic stretch:
- the LOC143057610 gene encoding monomeric sarcosine oxidase-like, which translates to MEDDVYDLCVVGAGMVGSAVAKYASEWGRVCLVGPEEPKERDVNCKRDIFGCHYDEGRIARCLAHDPIWTQLARISMSRYRQIESDSGIDFYDEVGSLVAGGKDTKYMIDNERVSKEQQLESEILSNETLKTKFPLLNFSDIDHALYEVKAGHISARNLVSAQIKLAKSKGCTYINEIVEKVTQMEEDCNSKMIVKTESDKQVVCRKVLLATGAFTAFRNLLPEDLELEVGLCPLTTAMIEVTANDFTNMRKYPAVIYFGKGADNWKKDYPRSKDGDYSWYMLPPIKYPDEKYYIKLGHLQHATTKRFTSSGEVKEWYCSGGDKTLVNDTVDLFKTVVRGVEPISCHGDSCVITTTPTKRPYLDTIHPQLGVAVGGNAYAAKSSDEIGRIAAVMMMKNEWDSSLEKTDFRFKMKEKRSN; encoded by the exons ATGGAGGACGATGTGTATGATTTATGTGTAGTTGGAGCTGGAATGGTAGGGTCTGCAGTAGCAAAATATGCATCAGAATGGGGTCGTGTTTGTTTGGTTGGACCAGAAGAACCAAAG GAAAGGGATGTTAATTGTAAGAGAGATATATTTGGATGTCACTACGATGAGGGAAGAATTGCGAGATGTTTAGCTCATGACCCTATCTGGACACAGTTGGCACGTATCTCTATGTCAAGGTACAGACAAATAGAAAGTGATTCAG GGATTGATTTTTATGATGAAGTTGGGTCATTAGTAGCAGGAGGAAAggatacaaaatatatgattgacaatgaaaGGGTATCAAAGGAACAACAGCTGGAAAGTGAGATACTGTCAAACGAGACACTCAAAACGAAGTTTCCACTTTTAAATTTCTCTGACATAGATCATGCTTTATATGAAGTAAAGGCCGGACATATCAGTGCAAGAAATTTGGTCAGTGCACAAATTAAGCTAGCTAAATCCAAGGGTTGTACATACATCAATGAAATTGTTGAAAAAGTTACTCAGATGGAAGAAGATTGCAATAGTAAAATGATTGTAAAAACAGAATCAGACAAACAAGTCGTATGCAGGAAAGTACTTCTAGCAACTGGCGCCTTTACAGCTTTCAGAAATCTTCTTCCTGAAGATTTAGAATTGGAAGTAGGGCTGTGTCCTCTTACCACTGCTATGATTGAAGTAACAGCTAATGATTTCACGAATATGAG aaaatatccCGCTGTAATATATTTTGGAAAAGGAGCCGATAATTGGAAAAAGGATTACCCGCGCTCAAAAGATGGAGACTACAGCTGGTATATGCTGCCGCCTATTAAATATCCagatg AGAAGTACTATATAAAGCTAGGACATTTACAACATGCAACAACTAAACGTTTTACCAGCAGTGGTGAAGTAAAGGAATGGTATTGTAGTGGTGGAGATAAAACACTCGTCAATGATACAGTTGATCTTTTCAAAACTGTCGTTCGAG GCGTTGAACCGATTTCCTGCCATGGTGATAGCTGTGTTATAACAACAACCCCAACTAAACGACCATACTTAGATACAATACATCCACAGCTAGGTGTCGCTGTAGGTGGGAATGCGTACGCAGCAAAATCAAGTGACGAGATAGGAAGGATAGCTGCTGTGATGATGATGAAAAATGAATGGGATTCATCCTTAGAAAAGACAGATTTTCGtttcaaaatgaaagaaaaaaggtCAAACTGA